In Mycobacterium pseudokansasii, the genomic stretch TAGATGTGAGGCGGTGTGCGGTTTACCGGAGCATTTGAAAGCCGTCCGGTTCCACGACGCGCGTGTTCGTGTATGACATATGTTATAGTGGTGTCATACAGACAGGAGCGCCGTGTGGCCGTCATCAACATCCGCGTCGAGGATCGGATCCGCGACCAGCTCAAGAATCTGGCTGACGCCGAGGGGCTCACGCTGAGCGAATACGTCCGCGATCGCCTCCTGGAGGTGATCGTTCCCCCCGACTACCGGCCATCGGACGACTACGACGGTGAGCCGGCGCCGGAGACCATGCGGATCGCCGACCGGCAAGTGCTGTCGTTGCTGCACCGCATCCTGGCGCGTGTGCTGCCTGAAGATGCCAACGGCGAAGACGGGGACGAGGCGTATCAGCTTCAGCGTGCAGAGGTGATCGAGAAAGGCTTCACCGGGGAGTACTGGAGGGAAGTCGCTGGGTTCCGGACCGAGTTGTCCAAGCTCGACTGCGACCGCGTCCTCGACATCCTCGACATGTTCCGCGTGATCACCTACAGCATCGCGAGGCTGGCGAAGAAGGGAACGCCGGTCAGCGAAGACCTGGAGTACGAGCTGGAATTCCAGGGTTTCGACTACCAGGACAAGCTCGAAAGCCACATGGCCACTTATGTCGAGTTTTTGATGACTGACGATCGATGGACCGAACTGCGACCTCAGCTGGAACGCAACGGTGGTGGCAACTCCCACCACCGGACACTCGGCGCCTACATGCGCATGCTCGCTGAGTACCGCCGCATCAAGGACGCCCGCGGCCGAGGGTCCCGCCGGGACGACTACTTGCTGTCCACCGAGGAGTTGGAACAGATTGCCGCCGCCCGAGTCCACCCGTCACACCGTGGGTAGCTCAGTCGGGCTGGCCGGGCCGAACCGTCCCCGCGTCGAAATACGGTGTCTAAGTGGCCAGTAAAGCGTGGGTGCAGCAGAGCGGCGCCGTGACCCTGCTGGCCGATGCGTACCGGCGTGCACGCGGCGGCTATGTCGCATTCCTCGACGAAAGCTTTGAGCTGGGAGCCAACCGGCGGACCTTCTACCTGATGTCGGCCGTGGTCGCCCATCGCGACCAACTGGAGCCGCTACGCGACGGCCTCGTCGACGTCGTGGGTGACCGGTTCTGGCACACGACGGACAGTCTTCTCACCGAGGACGGGCGCCGGCAGGCAGTAGAGGTGGCGC encodes the following:
- a CDS encoding YfbU family protein, whose translation is MSYRQERRVAVINIRVEDRIRDQLKNLADAEGLTLSEYVRDRLLEVIVPPDYRPSDDYDGEPAPETMRIADRQVLSLLHRILARVLPEDANGEDGDEAYQLQRAEVIEKGFTGEYWREVAGFRTELSKLDCDRVLDILDMFRVITYSIARLAKKGTPVSEDLEYELEFQGFDYQDKLESHMATYVEFLMTDDRWTELRPQLERNGGGNSHHRTLGAYMRMLAEYRRIKDARGRGSRRDDYLLSTEELEQIAAARVHPSHRG